In a single window of the Pseudomonas entomophila genome:
- a CDS encoding heavy metal sensor histidine kinase, which yields MKLSLRLGLTVTLLGAALVLLLACLAVFALDHELDSRARKDLARKMLQVEHNLRVDLRSDDLGTRAHPLLDLVMGHDNLSLSVMAVNARHPALISLGPAMQSQHLLTLEADTRLTFHEWRDADGNQILTASSLMRLRDDTPVKVLMSLNRDDDNALLQAYLNSTLLALPLLLVLIGIAAWKLVQRGLRPLRHFRRIAGQVSAQDLGHRLPDSDLPVELADLARAINVMLDRLDQGVRQLSQFSDDLAHELRTPIGNLMGKAQVTLARERDGERYREALEDSVEELTRLNRIINDMLFLAQVSQPQTQVALLPVALADEVARVSELFAFSAELKDITLALQGWGTALVDRLMFQRALSNLLSNALRHSPDGQPVVVGIERRGNEVAVWVENQGTGIAETHLPHLFERFYRASTGRSRLEGGTGLGLAIVKSIMQLHGGRVEVSSQVEGPTRFTLVFKAE from the coding sequence TTGAAACTGTCCCTGCGCCTGGGCCTGACCGTCACCCTGCTGGGCGCGGCGCTGGTGCTGCTACTGGCCTGCCTGGCGGTATTCGCCCTCGACCACGAACTGGACAGCCGCGCGCGCAAGGACCTGGCGCGCAAGATGCTGCAGGTCGAGCACAACCTGCGGGTCGACCTGCGCAGCGACGACCTGGGCACCCGCGCCCACCCGCTGCTCGACCTGGTGATGGGCCATGACAACCTCAGCCTCAGCGTGATGGCCGTCAATGCGCGCCACCCGGCCCTGATCAGCCTCGGCCCGGCGATGCAGTCACAGCATCTTCTGACGCTGGAAGCCGACACCCGGTTGACCTTCCATGAATGGCGAGATGCAGACGGCAACCAGATCCTCACCGCCAGCAGCCTGATGCGCCTGCGCGACGACACTCCGGTCAAGGTACTGATGTCGCTCAATCGCGACGACGACAATGCGCTGCTGCAGGCGTACCTCAACTCCACCCTGCTGGCCCTGCCGTTGCTGCTGGTGCTGATCGGCATCGCCGCGTGGAAGCTGGTGCAGCGCGGCCTGCGCCCCCTGCGGCACTTCCGTCGCATCGCCGGCCAGGTATCGGCTCAAGACCTGGGTCATCGCCTGCCCGACAGCGACCTGCCCGTGGAACTGGCCGACCTGGCCCGGGCGATAAACGTCATGCTCGACCGCCTCGACCAGGGGGTGCGCCAGTTGTCACAGTTTTCCGACGACCTGGCCCATGAACTGCGTACCCCGATCGGCAACCTGATGGGCAAGGCCCAGGTGACACTGGCCCGCGAGCGCGATGGCGAGCGCTACCGCGAGGCGCTGGAGGACAGCGTCGAGGAGCTCACCCGGCTCAACCGCATCATCAACGACATGCTGTTCCTCGCCCAAGTCAGCCAGCCGCAGACGCAGGTAGCGCTGTTGCCCGTGGCGCTGGCCGACGAAGTCGCGCGGGTGAGCGAGTTGTTTGCGTTCAGTGCCGAGCTCAAGGACATCACCTTGGCGCTCCAGGGTTGGGGGACGGCCCTGGTTGATCGGCTGATGTTCCAGCGGGCACTGTCAAACCTGCTGAGCAATGCCCTGCGCCACAGCCCGGACGGTCAGCCGGTGGTGGTGGGCATCGAGCGGCGGGGGAATGAAGTGGCGGTCTGGGTCGAAAACCAGGGGACTGGAATCGCCGAGACGCACCTGCCACACCTGTTCGAACGGTTCTACAGGGCTAGCACCGGGCGTTCGCGGCTGGAAGGCGGGACCGGATTGGGGTTGGCGATCGTGAAGTCGATCATGCAGCTGCATGGCGGGCGGGTCGAGGTAAGCAGCCAAGTCGAAGGGCCGACCCGATTCACCCTGGTGTTCAAAGCCGAATAG
- the pdxJ gene encoding pyridoxine 5'-phosphate synthase has product MLLGVNIDHVATLRQARGTRYPDPVKAALDAEEAGADGITVHLREDRRHIQERDVLLLKDVLQTRMNFEMGVTEEMMAFAEKIRPAHICLVPETRQELTTEGGLDVAGQEARIKAAVERLSRTGAEVSLFIDADERQIEASRRVGAPAIELHTGRYADAETPTDVAEELKRIVDGVAFGVGQGLIVNAGHGLHYHNVEAVAAIKGINELNIGHALVAHALFVGFKAAVAEMKALIVAASR; this is encoded by the coding sequence ATGCTTCTCGGTGTCAACATCGACCACGTGGCGACCCTGCGCCAGGCCCGGGGCACCCGCTATCCGGACCCGGTCAAAGCCGCGCTGGATGCCGAGGAAGCGGGTGCCGACGGCATCACCGTGCACCTGCGCGAAGACCGTCGACACATCCAGGAGCGCGACGTATTGCTGCTTAAGGACGTGCTGCAGACCCGCATGAACTTCGAGATGGGCGTCACCGAGGAGATGATGGCGTTTGCCGAGAAGATTCGCCCGGCGCATATCTGCCTGGTGCCGGAAACCCGCCAGGAACTGACCACCGAAGGTGGCCTGGACGTGGCCGGCCAGGAGGCACGGATCAAGGCGGCGGTGGAGCGCCTGTCGCGCACGGGCGCCGAGGTGTCGCTGTTCATCGATGCTGACGAGCGGCAGATCGAGGCTTCGCGTCGTGTTGGTGCCCCGGCCATCGAGTTGCACACCGGGCGTTATGCCGATGCCGAAACCCCGACTGATGTGGCTGAAGAGCTCAAGCGTATCGTCGATGGCGTCGCGTTTGGCGTGGGGCAGGGCCTGATCGTCAACGCCGGGCACGGCCTGCATTACCACAACGTCGAGGCTGTAGCGGCGATCAAGGGTATCAACGAACTGAACATCGGCCATGCGCTGGTGGCTCACGCGCTGTTCGTCGGTTTCAAGGCGGCGGTAGCGGAGATGAAAGCGCTGATCGTCGCGGCTTCGCGCTGA
- the recO gene encoding DNA repair protein RecO — translation MEQPAPQPAFVLHSRAYKETSALVDFLTPQGRVRAVLRRARGKGGSLVRPFVPLEVELRGRGELKNVGRLDSTGIAAWLHGDALFSGLYLNELLMRLLPAEAPYPALFDHYTLTLQALAAGRPLEPLLRSFEWRLLDELGYAFSLSRDVNDADVVADGLYRLRVDAGLERVELFQPGLFKGSELLALAEADWDAPGALLAAKRLMRQALAVHLGTKPLVSRELFRKR, via the coding sequence ATGGAACAACCAGCCCCACAACCCGCCTTCGTGCTGCACAGCCGCGCCTACAAGGAAACCAGCGCGCTGGTGGACTTCCTCACCCCCCAGGGCCGGGTGCGGGCGGTGCTGCGTCGGGCGCGGGGCAAGGGCGGCAGCCTGGTAAGGCCGTTCGTGCCTCTGGAAGTGGAGCTGCGCGGGCGTGGTGAGCTGAAGAACGTCGGGCGCCTCGACAGCACCGGCATCGCCGCCTGGCTGCATGGCGACGCGCTGTTCAGCGGCCTGTACCTCAACGAGCTGCTGATGCGCCTGCTGCCGGCGGAAGCGCCGTATCCCGCGCTGTTCGACCACTACACCCTGACCTTGCAAGCCTTGGCTGCCGGGCGGCCATTGGAGCCGTTGCTGCGCTCGTTCGAATGGCGCCTGCTGGATGAACTGGGGTACGCCTTCTCCCTGAGCCGGGACGTCAATGACGCAGATGTGGTTGCCGACGGCCTCTACCGCCTGCGAGTCGACGCCGGGCTGGAACGGGTCGAGCTGTTCCAGCCCGGATTGTTCAAGGGCAGCGAGCTGCTGGCGCTGGCCGAGGCCGACTGGGACGCGCCGGGCGCCTTGCTGGCGGCCAAGCGCCTGATGCGCCAGGCATTGGCGGTGCACCTGGGAACAAAGCCGCTGGTCAGCCGGGAACTGTTTCGCAAGCGCTGA
- the era gene encoding GTPase Era: MTENTSTRCGYVAIVGRPNVGKSTLLNHILGQKLAITSRKPQTTRHNMLGIKTEGDVQAIYVDTPGMHKANDKALNRYMNRNASAALKDVDVVIFVVDRTRWTDEDQLVLERVQYVTGPVILAVNKTDRMDEKAELIPHLQWLQQQLPNAQIVPISAQQGHNLEALEALIAKDLPENEHFFPEDQITDRSSRFLAAELVREKIMRQLGAELPYQITVEIEEFKQQGHVLHIHALILVERDGQKKIIIGDKGERIKRIGSDARKDMETLFDAKVMLNLWVKVKGGWSDDERALRSLGYGDL, translated from the coding sequence ATGACTGAGAACACTTCGACCCGTTGCGGCTACGTCGCCATCGTCGGCCGCCCCAACGTCGGCAAGTCGACGCTGCTCAACCACATCCTTGGGCAGAAGCTGGCGATTACTTCGCGCAAGCCGCAGACCACCCGCCACAACATGCTCGGTATCAAGACCGAGGGTGACGTGCAGGCGATCTACGTCGATACGCCGGGCATGCACAAAGCGAACGACAAAGCGCTCAACCGCTACATGAACCGCAATGCCTCGGCGGCCTTGAAAGACGTCGACGTGGTGATTTTCGTGGTCGACCGCACCCGCTGGACCGACGAGGACCAGTTGGTGCTCGAGCGCGTGCAGTACGTAACCGGCCCGGTGATCCTGGCGGTCAACAAGACCGACCGCATGGACGAGAAGGCCGAGCTGATCCCGCACCTGCAGTGGCTGCAACAGCAGCTGCCGAACGCGCAGATCGTGCCGATCTCCGCGCAGCAGGGCCATAATCTCGAAGCGCTGGAAGCGCTGATCGCCAAGGATCTGCCGGAGAACGAGCACTTCTTCCCGGAAGACCAGATCACCGACCGCAGCAGCCGCTTCCTTGCCGCAGAGCTGGTGCGTGAGAAGATCATGCGCCAGCTGGGTGCGGAACTCCCTTACCAGATCACCGTGGAGATCGAGGAATTCAAGCAGCAGGGGCATGTGCTGCACATCCATGCGCTGATCCTGGTCGAGCGTGATGGCCAGAAGAAGATCATCATCGGCGACAAGGGCGAGCGCATCAAACGCATCGGCTCCGACGCACGCAAGGACATGGAGACGCTGTTCGACGCCAAGGTGATGCTCAACCTGTGGGTGAAGGTGAAGGGCGGCTGGTCCGACGACGAGCGCGCCCTGCGTTCGCTGGGTTACGGCGACCTGTAA
- the rnc gene encoding ribonuclease III yields MSASLDRLERKLGYTFKNQDQMLLALTHRSYAGRNNERLEFLGDAILNFVVGEALFERFPQAREGQLSRLRARLVKGETLARLARGFDLGDYLRLGSGELKSGGFRRESILADALEALIGAIYQDADMQTARERILAWLTDEFDGLTLVDTNKDPKTRLQEFLQSRACELPRYEVVDIQGEPHCRTFFVECEVVLLNKKSRGQGVSRRIAEQVAAAAALIALGVENGND; encoded by the coding sequence ATGAGTGCTTCCCTTGACCGCCTGGAGCGCAAGCTCGGCTATACCTTCAAGAATCAGGACCAGATGCTGCTGGCCCTGACCCATCGCAGCTATGCCGGGCGCAACAACGAGCGCCTGGAATTCCTCGGCGATGCCATCCTCAATTTCGTGGTCGGCGAAGCGCTGTTCGAGCGCTTCCCGCAGGCTCGCGAGGGCCAGCTGTCGCGCCTGCGCGCACGCCTGGTCAAAGGCGAGACGCTGGCGCGCCTGGCCCGTGGCTTCGACCTGGGCGACTACCTGCGCCTGGGGTCGGGTGAGCTCAAGAGTGGCGGTTTCCGCCGTGAGTCCATTCTGGCCGATGCCCTGGAAGCCCTGATCGGTGCGATCTACCAGGATGCCGACATGCAGACTGCGCGCGAGCGTATCCTGGCCTGGTTGACCGACGAATTCGATGGCCTCACCCTGGTCGACACCAATAAAGACCCCAAGACCCGCCTGCAGGAGTTCCTGCAGTCGCGTGCCTGCGAGCTGCCCCGTTACGAAGTGGTGGACATCCAGGGCGAACCGCACTGCCGGACCTTCTTCGTTGAATGCGAAGTGGTCCTGCTGAACAAGAAAAGCCGTGGGCAGGGCGTGAGCCGGCGTATCGCCGAGCAAGTCGCCGCCGCTGCCGCACTGATCGCCCTGGGCGTGGAGAATGGCAATGACTGA
- the lepB gene encoding signal peptidase I, translating to MSLNFPLLLVIAVAVCGLLGLIDLLFLAPRRRAAITNYQGSVSQPELAVVERLNKEPLLVEYGKSFFPVLFIVLVLRSFLVEPFQIPSGSMKPTLEVGDFILVNKFSYGIRLPVIDKKVIEVGDPQRGDVMVFRYPSDPNVNYIKRVVGLPGDQVRYTSDKRLFVNGQPIAEQLVGSEPGTLGSAELYKEKLGEAEHLIRKEMTRYRMPPDQQWTVPAGHYFMMGDNRDNSNDSRFWDDPNIPKELHGMVPDRNIVGKAFAVWMSWPEPKLSHLPNLSRVGLIH from the coding sequence ATGTCGCTAAATTTCCCGCTGTTGCTTGTCATCGCCGTCGCTGTCTGTGGCCTGTTGGGGCTGATCGACCTGCTGTTCCTGGCCCCGCGCCGGCGGGCGGCGATCACCAACTACCAGGGCAGCGTCAGCCAGCCCGAGCTGGCCGTGGTCGAACGCCTGAACAAGGAACCCTTGCTGGTTGAATACGGCAAGTCGTTCTTCCCGGTGCTGTTCATCGTGCTGGTGCTGCGCTCGTTCCTGGTCGAGCCGTTCCAGATCCCGTCGGGTTCGATGAAACCGACGCTGGAAGTGGGCGACTTCATCCTGGTGAACAAGTTCTCCTATGGTATTCGCCTGCCGGTGATCGACAAGAAGGTCATCGAGGTGGGGGATCCGCAGCGCGGGGATGTGATGGTGTTCCGCTACCCAAGCGACCCGAACGTCAACTACATCAAGCGTGTGGTCGGCCTGCCGGGCGACCAGGTGCGCTACACCAGCGACAAGCGCCTGTTCGTCAATGGCCAGCCGATCGCCGAGCAACTGGTCGGCAGCGAGCCGGGCACCCTGGGCAGCGCTGAGCTGTACAAGGAGAAACTCGGCGAAGCCGAGCACCTGATCCGCAAGGAAATGACCCGCTACCGCATGCCGCCGGACCAGCAGTGGACCGTGCCGGCCGGTCACTACTTCATGATGGGTGACAACCGCGACAACTCCAACGACAGCCGTTTCTGGGATGATCCGAACATTCCCAAGGAACTGCACGGCATGGTTCCGGACCGGAACATCGTCGGCAAGGCGTTCGCGGTCTGGATGAGCTGGCCGGAGCCCAAGCTGAGCCACCTTCCGAACCTGTCGCGGGTCGGCCTGATCCATTGA
- the lepA gene encoding translation elongation factor 4, producing the protein MSDLSHIRNFSIIAHIDHGKSTLADRFIQMCGGLTAREMEAQVLDSMDLERERGITIKAHSVTLHYKAQDGKTYQLNFIDTPGHVDFTYEVSRSLAACEGALLVVDAGQGVEAQSVANCYTAIEQGLEVMPVLNKMDLPQADPDRVKDEIEKIIGIDATDAVACSAKSGMGVDEVLERLVHTIPAPEGEIDAPLQALIIDSWFDNYLGVVSLVRVRQGRVKKGDKILVKSTGKVHLVDSVGVFTPKHTQTADLKAGEVGFIIASIKDIHGAPVGDTLTLSNTPEVEVLPGFKKIQPQVYAGLFPVSSDDFEDFRDALQKLTLNDSSLQYMPESSDALGFGFRCGFLGMLHMEIIQERLEREYDLDLITTAPSVIYELELKTGETITVDNPSKLPDVSAVNDFREPIVTATILVPQEHLGNVITLCIEKRGVQRDMQFLGSQVQVRYDLPMNEVVLDFFDRLKSTSRGYASLDYHFDRYQSANLVKLDVLINGDKVDALALIVHRDNAAYKGRALTEKMKELIPRQMFDVAIQAAIGGQIIARTTVKALRKNVLAKCYGGDVSRKKKLLEKQKAGKKRMKQVGNVEIPQEAFLAVLRLDS; encoded by the coding sequence GTGAGTGATTTGAGTCATATCCGCAATTTCTCCATCATCGCCCACATCGACCATGGCAAGTCGACGCTGGCCGACCGTTTCATCCAGATGTGCGGTGGCCTGACGGCGCGCGAAATGGAAGCCCAGGTCCTCGATTCCATGGACCTGGAGCGCGAACGCGGGATCACCATCAAGGCCCACAGCGTCACGCTGCACTACAAGGCGCAGGATGGTAAGACTTATCAACTGAACTTCATCGACACCCCCGGCCACGTCGACTTCACCTACGAAGTCTCGCGTTCGCTGGCGGCGTGCGAGGGTGCGCTGCTGGTGGTCGACGCCGGCCAGGGCGTCGAGGCGCAGTCGGTCGCCAACTGCTACACCGCCATCGAGCAGGGGCTGGAAGTCATGCCCGTGCTGAACAAGATGGACCTGCCCCAGGCCGACCCGGACCGCGTCAAGGACGAGATCGAGAAAATCATCGGCATCGACGCCACTGATGCGGTGGCCTGCAGTGCCAAGAGTGGCATGGGCGTCGACGAAGTGCTCGAGCGCCTGGTACACACCATTCCCGCGCCGGAGGGCGAGATCGACGCGCCGCTGCAGGCGCTGATCATCGACTCCTGGTTCGACAACTACCTGGGCGTGGTCTCGCTGGTGCGCGTGCGCCAGGGCCGGGTCAAGAAGGGCGACAAGATCCTGGTCAAGTCCACCGGCAAGGTGCACCTGGTCGACAGCGTCGGTGTGTTCACCCCGAAACACACGCAAACCGCTGATTTGAAAGCCGGCGAAGTAGGCTTCATCATTGCCAGCATCAAGGACATTCACGGCGCGCCAGTGGGTGACACCCTGACGCTGTCGAACACCCCTGAAGTCGAAGTGCTGCCAGGGTTCAAGAAAATCCAGCCGCAGGTCTACGCCGGCCTGTTCCCGGTCAGCTCCGACGACTTCGAAGACTTCCGCGACGCGCTGCAGAAGCTGACGCTGAACGACTCGTCGCTGCAATACATGCCGGAAAGCTCCGATGCACTGGGCTTTGGCTTCCGCTGCGGCTTCCTCGGCATGCTGCACATGGAGATCATCCAGGAGCGCCTGGAGCGCGAATACGACCTGGACCTGATCACCACTGCCCCGAGCGTGATCTACGAGCTCGAGCTCAAGACCGGCGAGACCATCACTGTCGACAACCCGTCGAAGCTGCCGGACGTCTCGGCGGTCAACGATTTCCGCGAACCGATCGTCACCGCGACCATCCTGGTACCCCAGGAGCACCTGGGCAACGTCATCACCCTGTGCATCGAGAAGCGTGGCGTGCAGCGCGACATGCAGTTCCTTGGTAGCCAGGTGCAGGTGCGCTATGACCTGCCGATGAACGAAGTGGTCCTGGACTTCTTCGACCGCCTGAAATCGACCAGCCGCGGTTACGCCTCGCTGGACTATCATTTCGATCGCTACCAGTCGGCCAACCTGGTCAAGCTGGACGTGCTGATCAACGGTGACAAGGTCGATGCCCTGGCCCTGATCGTGCACCGCGACAACGCCGCCTACAAAGGCCGTGCGTTGACCGAAAAGATGAAGGAACTGATCCCTCGGCAGATGTTCGACGTGGCGATCCAGGCAGCCATTGGCGGCCAGATCATCGCGCGGACAACCGTCAAGGCGCTCAGAAAGAACGTACTGGCCAAGTGCTACGGTGGCGATGTCAGCCGTAAGAAGAAGCTGCTGGAGAAGCAGAAGGCCGGTAAGAAACGCATGAAACAGGTGGGTAACGTGGAGATTCCACAGGAAGCCTTCCTCGCCGTGCTCAGGTTGGATAGCTAG
- a CDS encoding DegQ family serine endoprotease gives MFAAVLMLGQVLSAQAEESLPDFTTLVEQASPAVVNISTKQKLPDRRVAAGQMPDLEGLPPMFREFFERNMPQQPRSPRGDRQREAQSLGSGFIISDDGYVLTNNHVVADADEIIVRLSDRSELQAKLVGTDPRTDVALLKVEGKNLPTVKLGDSEKLKVGEWVLAIGSPFGFDHSVTKGIVSAKGRTLPNDTYVPFIQTDVAINPGNSGGPLFNMKGEVVGINSQIFTRSGGFMGLSFAIPIDVAIDVSNQLKKDGKVSRGWLGVVIQEVNKDLAESFGLDKPAGALVAQVLDNGPAAKGGLQVGDVILSMNGQPIVMSADLPHLVGSLKDGEKAKLEIIRNGKRQNLDITIGALPEDDADIGAGLGGDGSAERSSNRLGVSVADLSVEQKKSLELKGGVVIKEVQDGPAALIGLRPGDVISHLNNQAIASAKQFTEIAKELPKNRSVSMRVLRQGRASFITFKLAE, from the coding sequence ATGTTCGCCGCCGTGCTCATGCTCGGCCAGGTGCTCAGCGCCCAGGCCGAGGAGTCCCTGCCGGACTTCACCACCCTGGTCGAGCAGGCCTCACCGGCGGTGGTCAACATCAGTACCAAGCAGAAGCTGCCGGACCGCCGCGTCGCCGCCGGGCAGATGCCCGACCTCGAAGGGCTGCCGCCGATGTTCCGCGAGTTCTTCGAACGCAACATGCCGCAGCAGCCGCGTTCGCCCCGTGGCGACCGCCAGCGTGAGGCGCAGTCACTGGGTTCGGGCTTCATCATCTCTGACGACGGCTATGTGTTGACCAACAACCATGTGGTGGCCGACGCCGACGAGATCATCGTCCGCCTGTCCGACCGCAGCGAGCTTCAGGCCAAACTGGTCGGCACCGACCCGCGCACCGACGTGGCCCTGCTCAAGGTCGAGGGCAAGAACCTGCCGACCGTCAAGCTGGGGGACTCCGAGAAGTTGAAAGTCGGTGAGTGGGTGCTGGCCATCGGCTCGCCGTTCGGCTTCGACCATTCGGTGACCAAGGGTATCGTCAGCGCCAAGGGCCGCACCCTGCCCAATGACACCTATGTCCCGTTCATCCAGACCGACGTGGCCATCAATCCAGGCAACTCTGGTGGCCCGCTGTTCAACATGAAGGGCGAGGTGGTGGGTATCAACTCGCAGATCTTCACCCGTTCCGGTGGCTTCATGGGCCTGTCGTTCGCCATCCCGATCGACGTGGCGATCGACGTGTCGAACCAACTGAAAAAAGACGGCAAGGTCAGCCGCGGCTGGCTGGGTGTGGTGATCCAGGAGGTCAACAAGGACCTCGCCGAATCGTTCGGCCTGGACAAGCCGGCCGGCGCCCTGGTGGCCCAGGTCCTGGACAACGGCCCGGCAGCCAAGGGCGGCCTGCAGGTGGGTGACGTGATTCTCAGTATGAACGGCCAGCCGATCGTCATGTCCGCTGACCTGCCTCACCTGGTTGGCAGCCTCAAGGATGGCGAGAAGGCCAAGCTTGAGATCATCCGCAATGGCAAGCGCCAGAACCTCGACATCACCATCGGCGCGTTGCCGGAAGATGATGCCGACATCGGCGCAGGCCTGGGCGGCGACGGCAGCGCCGAGCGCAGCAGCAACCGTTTGGGTGTGTCCGTGGCCGACCTGAGCGTCGAGCAGAAGAAGTCGCTGGAGCTCAAGGGCGGCGTGGTCATCAAGGAAGTCCAGGACGGCCCCGCCGCACTGATCGGCCTACGTCCGGGCGATGTCATCAGTCACCTGAACAACCAGGCCATCGCCTCGGCCAAGCAGTTCACCGAGATCGCCAAGGAACTGCCGAAGAATCGTTCGGTGTCCATGCGCGTGCTGCGCCAGGGGCGTGCAAGCTTCATTACCTTCAAATTGGCTGAGTAA
- a CDS encoding MucB/RseB C-terminal domain-containing protein yields the protein MRALPLLTLLLGSSLTVQALAANSSPEASEWLNKLARAEQEQSYQGAFVYERNGSFSTHDIWHRVRDGKVSERLLQLDGAAQEIVRVDGKVQCVSGALASGVGSPPDSAPRVLDPLKLMGWYDLSVAGKSRVADRDAVIVTLTPRDQHRYAFELHLDRRTGLPLRSLMLNDKGQLLERFQMTRLDTDDLPTDADLSASAACKPVGHVASTSSEAVAGWRSDWLPPGFELISSAVRRDPDRKSTVSSLMYDDGLARFSVFLEPISESGGNDIRTQLGPTVAVSRRLTTPKGKVMVTVVGEIPLGTAERVALSMRAQDAQARQ from the coding sequence ATGCGCGCGCTACCTCTCCTGACGCTGCTGCTCGGCAGCAGCCTGACGGTGCAGGCCCTGGCGGCCAACTCTTCGCCTGAAGCGAGCGAGTGGCTGAACAAGCTGGCACGAGCTGAACAAGAGCAGAGTTACCAGGGCGCCTTCGTCTACGAACGCAATGGCAGCTTCTCCACCCACGATATCTGGCATCGCGTCCGCGACGGCAAGGTCAGTGAGCGGTTGTTGCAGCTCGATGGCGCTGCCCAGGAAATTGTTCGGGTCGATGGCAAGGTGCAATGTGTCAGCGGCGCTTTGGCCAGTGGAGTGGGTTCACCACCCGACTCCGCGCCGCGTGTACTCGATCCTCTGAAATTGATGGGCTGGTATGACTTGAGCGTGGCCGGCAAGTCCCGTGTCGCCGACCGCGACGCGGTAATCGTGACGCTCACCCCGCGCGACCAGCACCGATATGCTTTCGAACTGCATCTGGACCGTCGCACCGGCTTGCCCCTGCGTTCTTTGATGCTCAACGACAAGGGCCAGTTGCTCGAGCGCTTCCAGATGACCCGCCTGGATACCGACGACTTGCCGACTGACGCCGACCTCAGCGCCAGCGCGGCGTGCAAGCCTGTGGGGCATGTCGCGAGCACTTCATCCGAAGCGGTCGCCGGCTGGCGTTCCGATTGGCTGCCGCCAGGTTTCGAGTTGATCAGCAGTGCCGTGCGTCGTGATCCGGATCGCAAGAGCACGGTCAGCAGCCTGATGTACGATGATGGCCTGGCGCGGTTCTCGGTGTTCCTCGAACCGATCAGCGAAAGTGGCGGTAACGACATCCGTACGCAGCTCGGGCCGACCGTGGCGGTATCTCGTCGCCTGACCACGCCCAAGGGCAAGGTTATGGTTACCGTGGTCGGCGAGATCCCTCTAGGCACCGCCGAGCGTGTCGCCCTGTCGATGCGGGCCCAGGATGCCCAGGCGCGTCAATGA
- a CDS encoding sigma-E factor negative regulatory protein, translating to MSREALQESLSAVMDNEADELELRRVLNAAEDAETRATWSRYQVARAAMHKELLLPKLDIASAVSAALADEAVPVKVKQGPWRSIGRLAVAASVTVAVLAGVRFYNQDEITGAELAAQQPVQQGLSMPQTQGPAVLAGYSESSEQPTGPMANGVLQNQAGWDQRLPGYLRQHAQESALKGNETALPYARAASLENR from the coding sequence ATGAGTCGTGAAGCTTTGCAGGAATCGCTGTCCGCGGTGATGGATAACGAAGCGGACGAGCTTGAACTGCGTCGCGTGCTTAACGCCGCGGAAGATGCCGAAACCCGTGCCACCTGGTCGCGTTACCAGGTCGCTCGCGCGGCGATGCACAAGGAACTGCTGCTGCCCAAGCTGGATATCGCCTCGGCGGTGTCCGCGGCGCTGGCCGACGAGGCTGTGCCAGTAAAGGTCAAGCAAGGCCCGTGGCGCAGCATCGGCCGCCTGGCCGTGGCGGCTTCGGTAACCGTTGCCGTGCTGGCAGGCGTGCGCTTCTACAACCAGGACGAAATCACCGGTGCCGAACTGGCTGCACAGCAGCCTGTACAGCAAGGCCTGAGCATGCCTCAGACCCAAGGCCCCGCCGTTCTGGCAGGCTATAGTGAAAGCAGCGAACAACCGACTGGCCCGATGGCCAACGGTGTCCTGCAGAACCAGGCCGGCTGGGATCAGCGCCTGCCGGGCTATCTGCGTCAGCATGCCCAGGAATCGGCACTCAAGGGTAATGAGACTGCACTCCCTTACGCCCGCGCCGCCAGCCTGGAAAACCGCTAA
- the rpoE gene encoding RNA polymerase sigma factor RpoE, with protein sequence MLTQEEDQQLVERVQRGDRRAFDLLVLKYQHKILGLIVRFVHDTHEAQDVAQEAFIKAYRALGNFRGDSAFYTWLYRIAINTAKNYLVSRGRRPPDSDVSSEDAEFYDGDHGLKDLESPERSLLRDEIEGTVHRTIQQLPEDLRTALTLREFDGLSYEDIASVMQCPVGTVRSRIFRAREAIDKALQPLLQES encoded by the coding sequence ATGCTAACCCAGGAAGAGGATCAGCAGCTTGTCGAGCGCGTGCAGCGCGGCGACAGGCGAGCGTTCGATCTGTTGGTGTTGAAGTACCAGCACAAGATTCTCGGGTTGATCGTGCGTTTCGTTCACGACACCCATGAAGCGCAGGACGTGGCGCAGGAAGCCTTTATCAAGGCATACCGGGCGCTCGGCAATTTTCGCGGTGACAGTGCGTTTTATACCTGGCTGTACCGCATCGCCATCAACACGGCGAAGAACTATCTGGTGTCCCGTGGAAGACGGCCACCTGACAGCGATGTGAGCTCCGAGGATGCGGAGTTTTACGACGGCGATCATGGTCTCAAGGATCTCGAGTCCCCAGAGCGCTCGTTGTTGCGGGATGAAATCGAAGGCACCGTCCATCGCACCATCCAGCAACTGCCGGAAGATTTGCGCACCGCACTGACCCTGCGCGAGTTCGATGGTCTGAGTTACGAAGACATTGCCAGTGTCATGCAATGTCCGGTGGGTACCGTGCGCTCTCGAATTTTTCGCGCTCGGGAGGCCATAGATAAAGCCCTGCAACCGTTGTTGCAGGAATCCTGA